One segment of Streptosporangium brasiliense DNA contains the following:
- a CDS encoding response regulator: MTGPGTDRGTVRVLVVDDQALVRAGLVALLRTDAGLAVVGEAADGHEAIAQAEATAPDVILMDIRMPNLDGVAATRHILAHAAGPAPKILILTTFDLDEHVFAALRAGASGFLLKDTPADQMLAAIATVARGEVLLAPSVTRRLVHHFVTAPEPNRRRPEELAQLTSQETAVLHLVGQGLANQQIATRLNIAQATVKSHLGRLMTKLKLSSRAQAVVIAYETGLIIPGTGDRT, translated from the coding sequence ATGACCGGCCCCGGCACCGATCGCGGGACCGTCCGCGTCCTGGTCGTCGACGACCAGGCCCTGGTCCGCGCGGGCCTGGTCGCCCTCCTCCGCACCGATGCCGGTCTCGCGGTCGTCGGCGAGGCCGCCGACGGCCACGAAGCCATCGCCCAGGCCGAGGCGACCGCCCCGGATGTCATCTTGATGGACATCCGCATGCCCAACCTGGACGGCGTCGCCGCCACCCGCCACATCCTCGCCCACGCCGCCGGCCCGGCCCCGAAGATCCTCATCCTGACCACCTTCGACCTGGACGAACACGTCTTCGCCGCCCTGCGCGCCGGCGCCTCGGGATTCCTGCTCAAGGACACCCCCGCCGACCAGATGCTGGCCGCGATCGCCACGGTCGCCCGCGGCGAGGTGCTGCTGGCGCCCAGCGTCACCCGACGCCTGGTCCACCACTTCGTCACCGCGCCCGAACCCAACCGGCGCCGGCCCGAAGAGCTCGCCCAGCTCACCAGCCAGGAAACCGCCGTGCTCCACCTGGTCGGCCAGGGCCTGGCCAACCAGCAGATCGCCACCCGCCTGAACATCGCCCAGGCCACCGTCAAATCCCATCTGGGCCGCCTCATGACCAAGCTCAAGCTGTCCAGCCGCGCACAGGCCGTGGTCATCGCATACGAGACCGGCCTGATCATCCCTGGAACCGGAGACCGTACCTGA